DNA from Labrus bergylta chromosome 3, fLabBer1.1, whole genome shotgun sequence:
ttAGAGAAATATTAGTCAACTTTGTTGTATTTAGTTTTTGTGAATACAAAATTAATTAAGATAATTTAATTAACAACTGGaattgttaaataatatatctaaatgtttaatgttgtatctaaaaattttaaattttaaagcTAAATTTTTAGAAATCcgaatatttagctttgattataaatattttcaCTCTTAGCTGGTTGCATGGGTCAACTCATGTTAGGCCACGAGGTAGAAGCAGAGGTAACTTTAACATAAAGGAGCATTTATGCAACCTGCTTCAGTTATATCACTCCCAACACAAAGTCTTGTCAAGTCACACACAGCTTCAACAGACAGTGGAGGAAGGACATATCTGTTAGTCTTTCCAGAGGATCTTTTACAAAGTCATATCATAAGAAgctgttttggtttatgttgtgtgtttcaTAAGACATGGTATAGGGACacatacatttaattaaataagGTACAACTAATTCATTTCACAAACAAGCATTTTCTGTATCCACCCACCCTACGTTCTTTGAattcacacacacctcaggATACTCCACAGGCTAAAACATGAGAAATATCTGATTTAACTGTTTTCTACAGAAAGATGCACGGTTACATCTTTTTTACCCATTCAAACAAATCCCTCTACctgtttataaataaatacCTCTACCTGTTTATAAACAAATACCTCTACCTGTTTATAAACAAATACCTCTACCTGAGTTTCGTTCCACAGCTACAGTCTGCTGAGCAATGCTTACGTATTTATATGGAATTGCATCACCAGTTCCAGAGAAAAGAAATGAGGAAGTAATTACACAACACTGGGTAGCAACAGCGAAGCCGATTGGCTGGTGAAAGAAACAGCATTTCATCAATTCTCATGTATTTTCTTCACAACGCCAACTATTAATGACCACATTTGGTGTAGGAATGGCTGTGACTTCATATAGTCAAACAGTGTCTCAGCTTCATGCAACATTTAAGGAGTTTTACTTTAAACTTTTATATACAAACATAACAGGCAGTTATACACAGTGGCAAAGCGGTATTCAATTTaacaatttaaatgtatttaaaattcaAAGATGTGCAGCTGATTCTTTAAATCAGCGTAGCAGGAAAAACATGTACAACCTTTAAAACAGACTGATTGAGTTGAGAGAAGTATGTCAACTAAAAATCTGTTCATaaactgatgatgtcatggaaatgtaaaaaaatgctgatgatgagaataaaaataaactatacCATAAGTTGTGTATTTATATGACAACAGTGAAAACTCATTGTGACGAGAAagatcctgatcctgatgagATTATGAACAGCTTCTTGAAAGACCTTGAGTTGAGGTCTCTTTGTCTTCGACTGTTTTCAAGTTCAATCAAGCGGAAACCAGAGTGATGCTAAAGATGTGAACAACATTCACAGTGTTGCCACTCCCTTTCATGCTTTACATTGCCgaaaaatgtttgatactcaaacaaaaataaatacattttgtgggCATAAAATGTAGCTCTAAACACAGTGATAGCCGCTGTCTGTGATGACTGGTGAGAACTGGTCAGCTGAGCTCAGGGACAGAAAAGGTCTCTGCAGCTCAGACAGACACCGGCCATTGGAAGTGGGACACGCTACAACTGGGTTTAAGAGTGTTTGAGGCATCGTTATGAAGAATTCTTGTGGCTGTTTGGCCAAATGTTTCTCGTTTTCATCACTCCTCTTCTCTGAAAGCAAAATACACGGCTGCTCCACTAGATTTTGAAACGGCTGATAGTCGCAATCCACTGGAGGAAAGCTCTGGGAGCCTGCAGGCATGGAGCCGTAGCAGGGATTTTCATCACATACAGTGACCTGTTCAGGGTTTTCATTTTCCAAGATCTCACATGCAGCTTTAACTCTGGAACCAGGATCACACGACGCAGCTGTATCCCTTCCACTAGAGAAGGCGGATGAACCGGAGTCTTCAGCGGATGAAAATCTCCCAGAATCTGCATTGCAAGGCTGATATGACATGTCTGGGGGCAACAAGGACGAAACCTCTGGAGTTAAGTTGATGAGTGGACATGCTGGTGCCTGTTGGTAAGAGATCACAGTGATACCCTCACTAGGACAGTATGCAGATTCACAgaacatttcattctgtttCGGGACATCAGAGATGTCCGTCTTAATCTGAGCAGGACAGTTGGGAATGAGGAGGGAGTAGGTTTGATTAAGAAATGCAGACGATCCTGAGCTCCCGTCTTCAGCTCTGACATCACAGGGGCTGTGTGGATCACACAGCAGACCGCTGTTTGTGTTAGAGTCTGTAAGAAGGCTGGTGGTCATAGGTGATATTGGGCAGATGTTGGCGAAAGTTTTCCTGAGGGCATCCTGGACTTCGGCTATGATGTCAGCTGGTTCTGTGTTAGCGTAGCTGAGACAAGAGGAGCCAGTGCTGATTCCACTACTTTGCTGATTGCTGCCACTGCTAAAGTCCTTCAGTGAATCCTTTAacctaaatacaaaaaaatgtgtttcttcaaACTTCCATTACAATGACATGGAAATCCTTTACAAAAAacgttgttttgttgttgcttacCACGTTTTGCTGTCATCTGAGAAAGGCtcaacacagacagaggagatgaTGGGCCGCACAGGCTTCAAGACCTGACACAAAGACGGTAAGAGGTTAAATAACAACCTATGCTGCAGGTTTCTGATTTCTGGACAACATCAAGTTTATGTCACATTAGACTCACCTCTTGCTCGCTTGAATGCATATCAAGAAGTTTCGGATTCGGACATTTGGCAACTGTGTCCAACCACTTATTTTTGAGCCtggaaacaaaagcagaaatcaaTGACGACAATTTCACAACATCAACCTTGACTTAGAGTTAGGATAAAAGCCTTACATATAGTTCACTTACACAGAACAAGAAGAAATAACTTTTATTGGCATGACTTACTTTGCATAACAGCCATATATAACTCCACTGATGAGGACTGCAGCCACACTGAGCCCGATGACGATGGCCAAAAACAGAGTATTTGAGGACACAGCTGTGAGGAAACATGTAGAAGGTTAGTTTAGTTTTGCAACAAATAAGAAACAGTAGAGTGACCCAAAGAAAGGCTACATCAAATGACTACACCCTGTATTCAACATCTATACCCTCACCAAAAGGAAttactaaaaaaacatttaagacgGTTTTCCTGAAATAAGATGAACAGACCGGGACAATGGTTCAGTTACAAATACAGTGGGTGAGGAGGGAGGTTTTTAGGATACCGGAAAGAGTGTGCCCATAATAGTGAAGCAAGACAGGAGATGATAGAGAGGAGAGTCCACTTTAGCTAATAGATTATATGAGTTTAGAGGCCTATCAGACAATAaaacatgtgcatgtgtttgggAAATAAGTGGCACATCCTCGCTATGATTCAAACAAATATGCAGAGTAGAATGCTAATAATAGAAGAGGTAAAGAATTCACTCACGGGTTGTAAATTCCCACTCATTACTACTGTCACTGTATTTTCCGCTCCAATCGATGAAGCTTTTCACACTGACCACATAAGTTGTGCTTGAGTTCAAGAGTCGGCCTTGAATTTCATAGTAGTTCCTTCCACCATCAGCAGTTTGGTTGACCTTTACAGAAACCTAGGAAGGagaaacatgaatgaaaaagGAGAGTCATGGCACTCATAGTTTATTTTACCTAGCAGTAACTGGACATAAAAAGAAAGGTCTATGTCTAAATCTGCAAGAATGAATAGTTTCAGTGTTAGACAGAGCACAATACTATTCTCCTACCTTATCTGTGCATCCTTTTTCATAGTAAGTCACTTCAGCAGTCAGGCTCTTAGTTAAATAGCTCTCCTGCTCCGTGTTTGTCAACCACACAACTTGATAGTTCCCGTTGGATTCATCAACTGAAATTATTGTTGGGGTTTTTGGCTTTACTGCagagaagcagaaaataaaaaggtaaattaAATACACTGTGACTGTTCAGTCTAATTCTGGCATATGCAGATGGACTCTGACTCAAAACAAGTCAACTCACTGCTGTCTGTGACGCTGATGGTTTTGGTCTCTATGCTTTCGCCATTTTTCCAAACTGTTGCTGTATGCTTATTGTTTATTACAAAGTAATTCATCTGGACGGAGCAACAACACTGTCCAACGTCGCACTGGCTGAAAATGCAACCCTTCTCCCTGTGGGACACAAGAAATCATAACACTTATTTTTAGCTTCTCAGACCGAGTCCCTTGgctttattaataataaaacatatgatGTGGTCGACAACTCAAGTGAATTCACGGTTTCTGAacaatttatatatattttttagaattAAGCCTTTGTTTAATTTCACAACCATAATAATTCAAAACGTAGGCTACTGTGTTATCTATGGGACACCGAATAAAGTTGCGCACACTACAAATAACAGCAACATTTCTACACATTTAGTCCTAAAacattcctaaaaaaaaatgtattcacattAGAGAAATATTAGTCAACTTTGttgtatttagtttttttgaatATAAATTTAAGATAATTTCATTCACAACTGGaattgttaaataatatatctaaatgtttaatgttgtttGTGGTCGACAACTCAAGTGAATTCACGGTTTCTGAACAATTCAGAAGGCTAATCCAAAACGTAGGCCTACTATTTTAACTCTGGTATCCACACGCTTTgaattgaaaaatataaaaacaacaactcaccCGTACCACTTGTCCCACTTTAGAGTCATATTGTATTCAGTACAGTTTTCCCCTCCAAAGCTGCAAAACATAAACTCCTCGAAGTCGTTGGTACAGTCAAGACTTTGGCCTACAGGAAACAGAATTTACAGATGAGATGGATTTGGACATGATTTATTGCATTTATTGATTTCAAAGCTGTCTACGTGTCCACTGTACGTACCATGAAGAGATATTACAGTCGCAATATTTCCTAAAATCAGCAGGACAAAAGTGTTCCGAACGCCAACTCGactgaaagcagaaaaacaacaagttaaAGGCTACTTCAATATTTACAATTATGGTCCCACGATATCCAGGATTACCAAGATTACCTTTTTAATCCCATGGTGAAACGATTCATTTGCCTTAGGTCCTTCGAAAACTAAAATCCAGCTCAGTCCTCTTGACCCAttgtgtgtgaaagtgaagCTAGAATTCACTGCGTCCTCAGAGTCTCTCTTCCTGATATGGGAAGCTCACGTTTACTGGAAATGTCGCTCCACTAACtccgaagaagaagaagagggcgtTTCAGTCCCAGCACAGAGCACAATACAAAGAGACTTTAGCCGACGACAgcttttattgaaataataatgatgcattttatttagacactttacaatagttaaaaacagaaagaacagcacagtaaggacagactaatagacattgcaacattacacacaaatcataaagacaacaacaataaaggaacagaaaatacatcacaatcatacattaaaagcttgtttaaagaggtgagttttgagaagtgatttgaaagtaaaaTGTTATAGGAGGCAGCTCTACGCTTTCCTATATCtaccatttttttattctaaatctTTTTGAAGGCATCATATATCCAGCTCTATGCGGTCTATTGTTTAGTGAAATTGGATTGTCCGGGTTCATTAATCCATAGGCAATATTTGGTTTTACATCGATACAATTAAGTATTTTTAACAgcgtaaataaacaaaatgttaaagaggTGAAGATGTGCTTTACAGCCCATCATAACTTAGCTGTAGCCTACTCATCTTAAGATGGCAGGTGTGTCAGTTGAACTCACTGTTTTCTTCTGAGTCTGAAAAACACTTCAGGGAAAATGCTTTAACCTGCAAGCAAGATGAAAATTGTTTTCATTCTGTCCCAGCAACTCTTGGAGACGCATTTTACGTATTTTTTACGTAAAGGTAAgttttttgtagtttgattttacCTTGATTACTTTCATTGTAACTTGGGTTTTGTTACATTCAAGTCAGCCTGACACGCTATGATAtgcttccaaacacacactgaatccAATTACCTGGAGCCTTGACTTCATGCACAGCATAATTCAAGACTTCACCCAGTGTTCAGTGTAGGAGTCACTCTCAAATACAAATTCACAGTGCTGTGTTGGGTTTCTTACAAGGATCAATAAAAATAAGCATTTTGGCTCCTACACTCCTGAAAGACACTGCAGTTTTCCTGTAGCTGTAGGTGTCTGGCAGCACAGCTCTGTAAAGTCAAACATTCACTGAATTTATATAAAGGTGTGTTGCAATTACTTCTGTCATCGTTCATCTTCCATTTGAGAGTCATTGATAATAAAATGGTGATTGGTGGTCCTTCGGTTTTTTATGGggttgcatattaataaactcGTGTTAGGCCACCAGGTGGAAGCAGAGGTAACTTTGTGCGTCATACAGGAGCTGCTTTGCATTTAGCAACCTGCTTCAGTTATATCACTCCCAACACAAAGTCTTGTCAAGTCACACACAGCTTCAACAGACAGTGGAGGAAGGACATATCTGTTAGTCTTTCCAGAGGATCTTTTACAAAGTCATATCATAAGAAgctgttttggtttatgttgtgtgtttcaTAAGACATGGTATAGGGACacatacatttaattaaataagGTACAACTAATTCATTTCACAAACAAGCATTTTCTGTATCCACCCACCCTACGTTCTTTGAattcacacacacctcaggATACTCCACAGGCTAAAACATGAGAAATATCTGACTGAACTGTTTTCTACAGAAAGATACACAGCTTATTTACCAATTCACTCAAATTCCTCTACATGTCAGAAATGAGGAAGTACTTACACAATACTGGGTAGTGTACTGGGTAGATACTAATTCTGGCCCATAGGTTTGATTAAGAAATGCAGACGATCCTGAGCTCCCGTCTTCAGCTCTGACATCACAGGGGCTGTGTGGACCACACAGCAGACCGTTGTTTGTGTTAGAGTCTGTAAGAAGGCTGGTGGTCATAGGTGATATTAGGCAGATGTTGGCGAAAGTTTTCCTGAGGGCATCCTGGACTTCGGCTATGATGTCAGCTGGTTCTGTGTTAGCGTAGCTGAGACAAGAGGAGCCAGTGCTGATTCCACTACTTTGCTGATTGCTGCCACTGCTAAAGTCCTTCAGTGAATCCTTTAacctaaatacaaaaaaatgtgtttcttcaaaccctatggtccaaacctagtgcatttaatgcacagacaggcgcatctcacccgtgggtgttgtggCACCCATACTTTCACTGAAATGTGcactttttactagtggagtcattaaaagaaaacttatcactttacgatgtagcagaagtcccctttgcagtttttctaaataaaagcacattttatgtgaagaccggaaataaagagactgaggcgtagggcaataagaaaagcaaaataatggcatcacaaagaaccgttttgaatctggtttctagagctgactgggttactcacaatggatgttcataaagttagtgtctaattatcttttgtaactttgtcttgttatatgatgtttcagctaaacttagttattggacataaaatgaaacagaattgtgttgatttcctagagggtggtaatatactagcactagaacacacacacttttaagatcactgctccacccctgtgcacagagtctatgcacacacagaaatcagcacagtATCCTCCCAGTCAACAGccaaatagaaaatgtattctctccacctattttaaaccaaactatatgttcttttgaacagacaaaattcacagcataatgtggtcacacacatacgcacaaacagacagaaagagaagttcacactccaatcagccggcagttctaaactttatcaggaatttttctgttcttttctcgaatcttgctacctgaatgggcacagactatcctcgctggtctctccacttcttaaaaacagatactatatacacttatgctatgtataaacgtcctttattacaaacatcctctgaggggctcatagatttttatcaaattgaatatataaagtcccctgaaacaaagggctcataggtttttaacactgatgaagatcagataagtaaaagtcctctgaaacaaaggctcatattttttatcactgatgaagcaaaaatgtcccctcttataagttactaaatcgccttttaaccaatcacctgctatatatgcctatttattaatacatctattctatttatcaatcacacatatacaagaacatttccggatcaaatacacatcttcacaccacacagacctctcaaaaccatccaaatcacaacacaagagacaagacagagacagagacagagacagagacagagacagagacagagacagagacagagacagagaccatCCAGCAGCCACACACATTCCAAGAACAGCCGCCCCTcagcgagcacacacacatttcagttcagattttgaagtcgactcatttataattttcctctatcaaatttttacttctgtcaaacttttaacaaattgtcttttaacaaattacttcacactgcatgcttcaatgcacactttttcctttactcagcactttttttccacttttctcaaaactcttatctttattccttatcttcacttttcatctttttacttctcatctttacacttctcatctttatttcttctcttttatttacctacattatacgtttatcatctatccaaataccctggccagggatcccctttgttttatttttactcaaatttgactacttcttaaagccaactttcacttcagtgtctaatttacacatgacttactgttaagaggatacgggccctgtccttgtgtttagctaactggtctcgttactagttgcgcttatgctatcattacctttcaactttttatctcttcttctcttatttatctcttctttattttattcccctttattttatttactttttaactcaataaaccccaatttagacggagaattactccaacatcaacacatcattgcacttcagttctttgacagtgcggccaaaattgccgatagacgacagaaacagttccgcaatatgtgcagaaaaaagaaagaaaacacttacgaagtgatggaaataataaacaagctgtggtcccctgcagaaggccccaactgatcctgttccgtgacgccaaaattgatgtggatttccttgttgttgatatgtttgatgatgaagaaattcgccgttgagactgacttgctttcaaagagtataattttatttaagcaagaaacagaatcactggtcacgtctgaccaggaggatcaagaagccaataatgatctctctcgaacacacagagacaattgcttatatgcatccaaacatccgcttttcgtcatgggtcataaaacatcacgttacacaaccacatgtggcaatactcctatacaatacctcaatttaaacattccacctgaggggactcctaaatctccttcagatactatcacaagacgcacccgttgtaaacttatattatctctgtcctagttacatcagacacttcaagGCCTATCAGACAATAAAACATGTGCATGTGTTCGGGAAATAAGTGGCACATCCTCGCTATGATTCAAACAAATATGCAGAGTAGAATGCTAA
Protein-coding regions in this window:
- the LOC109981021 gene encoding uncharacterized protein isoform X1; amino-acid sequence: MNRFTMGLKSRVGVRNTFVLLILGNIATVISLHGQSLDCTNDFEEFMFCSFGGENCTEYNMTLKWDKWYGEKGCIFSQCDVGQCCCSVQMNYFVINNKHTATVWKNGESIETKTISVTDSIKPKTPTIISVDESNGNYQVVWLTNTEQESYLTKSLTAEVTYYEKGCTDKVSVKVNQTADGGRNYYEIQGRLLNSSTTYVVSVKSFIDWSGKYSDSSNEWEFTTPVSSNTLFLAIVIGLSVAAVLISGVIYGCYAKLKNKWLDTVAKCPNPKLLDMHSSEQEVLKPVRPIISSVCVEPFSDDSKTWLKDSLKDFSSGSNQQSSGISTGSSCLSYANTEPADIIAEVQDALRKTFANICPISPMTTSLLTDSNTNSGLLCDPHSPCDVRAEDGSSGSSAFLNQTYSLLIPNCPAQIKTDISDVPKQNEMFCESAYCPSEGITVISYQQAPACPLINLTPEVSSLLPPDMSYQPCNADSGRFSSAEDSGSSAFSSGRDTAASCDPGSRVKAACEILENENPEQVTVCDENPCYGSMPAGSQSFPPVDCDYQPFQNLVEQPCILLSEKRSDENEKHLAKQPQEFFITMPQTLLNPVVACPTSNGRCLSELQRPFLSLSSADQFSPVITDSGYHCV
- the LOC109981021 gene encoding uncharacterized protein isoform X2, yielding MNRFTMGLKSRVGVRNTFVLLILGNIATVISLHGQSLDCTNDFEEFMFCSFGGENCTEYNMTLKWDKWEKGCIFSQCDVGQCCCSVQMNYFVINNKHTATVWKNGESIETKTISVTDSIKPKTPTIISVDESNGNYQVVWLTNTEQESYLTKSLTAEVTYYEKGCTDKVSVKVNQTADGGRNYYEIQGRLLNSSTTYVVSVKSFIDWSGKYSDSSNEWEFTTPVSSNTLFLAIVIGLSVAAVLISGVIYGCYAKLKNKWLDTVAKCPNPKLLDMHSSEQEVLKPVRPIISSVCVEPFSDDSKTWLKDSLKDFSSGSNQQSSGISTGSSCLSYANTEPADIIAEVQDALRKTFANICPISPMTTSLLTDSNTNSGLLCDPHSPCDVRAEDGSSGSSAFLNQTYSLLIPNCPAQIKTDISDVPKQNEMFCESAYCPSEGITVISYQQAPACPLINLTPEVSSLLPPDMSYQPCNADSGRFSSAEDSGSSAFSSGRDTAASCDPGSRVKAACEILENENPEQVTVCDENPCYGSMPAGSQSFPPVDCDYQPFQNLVEQPCILLSEKRSDENEKHLAKQPQEFFITMPQTLLNPVVACPTSNGRCLSELQRPFLSLSSADQFSPVITDSGYHCV